A genomic stretch from Leptospira johnsonii includes:
- a CDS encoding proton-conducting transporter transmembrane domain-containing protein — MNFDILLGIGAAVFVLIFLTYVLAPTKNQTNLLFWSILLIICAAINFAVWIIRDWNEEGTTLQWVLIEATTFVGALLISSSRTVKSFPIAWKFLLINSFGLGIAFLGIILIRSSLHVINQPIEFLAANSASHPEIIWVEIGLWLAIFGYTAKLGLFPNHVWIEDTYGESPTQVSSLLSAFIPVSVCFALRPFVHLDHQLFPHTFSGADGLLVLGILTILLSIFAVYDRDDIRRISAKVALFHTGALAVFLWMDLNETVFLFMMATNLVVKSLLFISMGIVRMDAGKRELHKIIQADSINKPALSLFILALFLAFVMPGSPIFVMDIILIKAGQIGGKTFVILVPILGIVFFGVMLYKLAPLLNIKGRPFSKDLSTILRIRMTNGFLLLLLLLSTGCWGFYLLLQGVL, encoded by the coding sequence ATGAACTTCGATATTCTTTTAGGGATCGGAGCCGCGGTCTTCGTCTTAATTTTTCTGACCTATGTCTTAGCTCCTACAAAAAACCAGACAAATTTGCTTTTCTGGTCGATCTTGCTGATTATCTGCGCAGCGATCAACTTTGCTGTCTGGATCATACGGGATTGGAATGAAGAAGGTACTACATTACAATGGGTCTTGATAGAAGCAACGACCTTCGTAGGCGCGTTACTCATCTCTTCTAGCAGAACCGTAAAGTCTTTCCCAATTGCATGGAAATTTTTACTGATCAATTCTTTCGGACTTGGTATCGCATTCTTAGGGATCATTCTGATCCGCTCTTCTTTGCATGTGATCAACCAGCCTATCGAATTTTTGGCTGCAAATTCTGCTTCTCATCCAGAAATCATTTGGGTCGAGATCGGTCTCTGGCTTGCGATCTTCGGATACACAGCGAAACTCGGACTCTTTCCGAACCATGTTTGGATAGAAGATACGTATGGAGAAAGTCCTACACAGGTTTCTTCCTTACTCTCTGCATTCATTCCTGTTTCGGTATGTTTCGCACTTAGACCTTTTGTACATTTAGATCACCAACTTTTTCCACATACATTCAGTGGTGCGGACGGCTTACTGGTCTTAGGGATATTAACGATTTTATTAAGTATTTTTGCAGTATATGATCGTGACGATATCAGAAGAATTTCCGCAAAAGTTGCTCTTTTCCATACGGGAGCCTTGGCCGTTTTTCTTTGGATGGATCTAAACGAGACTGTTTTCTTATTCATGATGGCGACTAACCTTGTGGTGAAATCTCTACTGTTCATCAGCATGGGGATCGTGAGAATGGACGCAGGAAAAAGAGAGCTTCATAAGATCATACAGGCGGATTCAATCAATAAACCCGCTTTATCCTTATTCATTCTAGCACTATTCTTAGCATTCGTGATGCCTGGCTCGCCAATATTCGTGATGGATATAATCCTGATCAAGGCCGGACAGATCGGAGGAAAAACATTCGTAATCTTGGTTCCGATCTTAGGGATCGTATTCTTTGGAGTGATGTTGTATAAGCTCGCCCCTTTATTGAATATCAAAGGAAGACCATTCTCAAAGGATCTTTCCACCATTCTTAGGATCAGAATGACTAACGGCTTTTTGCTACTTCTACTTCTTCTCAGCACTGGATGCTGGGGATTTTACCTGTTATTACAAGGTGTATTATGA
- a CDS encoding formate hydrogenase, with product MSADLSYLIILLTGVVILLENRLKRVVILLGIQGFLLLLPLYQEESGEGFHSIFLAAMVIVFKGILTPIILFWTARRIHSPESTFPKVGYLPTLALLFAGAAACYFFMDIVSAFFGKSHQYGLLYVLLLIYIGVIGFIVRRNWIGVIACFSIFENGTFLLTLLLKSGVPIGSEFGSFLDAVLIIGAGAALRINSEQYKGEMPK from the coding sequence ATGAGCGCAGACCTTAGTTATCTTATCATTCTATTGACCGGTGTGGTCATTCTTTTAGAGAACAGGCTCAAAAGGGTAGTCATCCTTTTGGGGATCCAAGGTTTTCTTTTACTTCTTCCTCTATACCAAGAAGAAAGCGGGGAGGGTTTCCATTCCATCTTTTTAGCGGCGATGGTGATCGTTTTCAAAGGGATCTTAACTCCAATCATTCTTTTTTGGACAGCAAGAAGGATACATTCTCCAGAATCAACTTTTCCTAAAGTAGGATATCTTCCTACACTCGCGCTCTTATTTGCGGGTGCGGCAGCATGCTACTTCTTCATGGATATAGTCTCCGCATTCTTCGGGAAGTCCCATCAATACGGATTACTTTATGTTCTTCTTCTGATCTATATCGGAGTGATCGGCTTTATTGTTAGAAGGAACTGGATCGGCGTAATCGCATGTTTCAGTATCTTTGAGAATGGAACATTCTTACTTACCTTACTTTTAAAATCGGGAGTACCGATAGGGAGCGAGTTCGGATCCTTCTTGGATGCGGTCTTGATCATTGGAGCGGGTGCCGCTCTCAGGATCAACAGCGAACAATATAAGGGGGAAATGCCCAAATGA